The sequence GGCTCATCGGCGGCGGCGCTGGTGGCCGGCGCGATGGCGGCGGCGGCATTGCTCGACGATGTGGTGGACGCGCGCCGCATCATTGCGTTAGGCGCGGAGCGCGAGGGGCATCCCGACAACGTGGCGCCCGCGGTGCTGGGCGGCGCGGTGCTCGCGGTGTCGCCCGCCGGCGCCGAGCCCACGACGGCCACGCTCGACGTCCACGCGTCCCTGCGCTTCGCGTTCGCGATTCCCGACTTCACCGTGGACACGCAGCGCGCGCGTGCCGCGCTGCCGGACAGCCTCCCGCACGCCGTGGCGCGGGCCGCGGCCGCCGCCGCCGCGGCGCTCGTGGTCGGACTCGCGCGCGCCGACGGGGCGCTCCTAACGGCCGGCCTCGAGGGACCGCTGCACGTCCCATTTCGCCGGGCGCTGGTGCCGTGGTACGACGAGGTCGTCGCCGCCGGACGCGCCGCGGGCGCGTTCGGCGCGACGCTCAGCGGATCGGGCTCATCGGTGGTGGCAATTGCCCCGCTGGAGCGCGCCGACCAGGTGGCGGCCGCTATGGCCGCCGCCTGGTCGGCGCGCGGAGTCGCCGCCACGCCGTTCGTCTCCGAACCATGCGCACTCGGCGCGTCGTCGGACGCCATCGACCGGAACGCACCACCATTGCCCGGACGTTCATCCACCGTGGAGATTTCCTCATGAGCATCACCGTCCACCTGCCCACCATGCTCGCCCGTCTCGCCGGCGACTCACAGGCGCTCGAGGCGAGCGGCGACACGGTGGGCGATGCGCTCACCGACGTCATCGCACGCTTCCCCGCCCTTGGGCCCCGGCTGCGCGATGACGCCGGCAAGCCCTACGGATTCGTGACGTTCTACCTGAACGACGAAGACATTCGCTTTCGCGGTGGATTCGCCGCGCCCGTGGCCGACGGCGACGAAGTGATTGTCGTCCCGACCGTCGCCGGCGGGTGATGCGATGACCGCGACAGGAACCGCGCCCGTGGATCACGCCCAGCGACTCGGCCAGCTGCCGGAGCTCTCGACCGAAGAGCTGCAGCGCTACAGCCGCCATCTGCTGTTGCCCGAGGTGGGGCTCGAGGGCCAGCGGCGGCTCAAGGCCGGCCGCGTCCTCCTCGTCGGCGCGGGCGGCCTCGGCTCTCCGTTAGGCTTGTATCTCGCCGCCGCCGGCGTTGGGCACCTGGGGATCGTCGACTTCGACGTCGTCGACGTCACCAACCTGCAGCGCCAGGTGCTGCACGGCACCCGCGACGTCGGGCGCCCCAAGCTCGATTCGGCGCGCGACCGTTTGCTCGACATCAATCCACACACCGACATCGAGACGTACGAGATGCGCCTCTCGTCGGAGAATGCGCTCGAGATCGTGCGCGAATACGATGTCGTGGTCGACGGCACCGACAACTTCCCGACCCGCTACCTGGTGAACGACGCGTGCGTGCTCACCGGCCGGCCAAACGTGTACGGCAGCATCTTTCGCTTCGAGGGCCAGGCGAGCGTGTTCGCCACGCCCGATGGCCCGTGCTATCGATGCCTGTTCCGCGAACCGCCTCCGCCGGGCCTGGTGCCGAGCTGCGCCGAGGGCGGCGTGCTGGGGGTATTGCCCGGGCTCATCGGGACGATCCAGGCAACCGAGACGCTCAAGATTCTGTTAGGCACGGGCGTCACGCTGGCGGGGCGCCTCCTGCTCGTCGACGCGCTGCGCATGCAGTTCCGCACGCTCAAGCTGCAGCGCGATCCGGAATGCCCGGCGTGCGGCACGCGCACGCTGCGCGAGCTGATCGATTACGAGGATTTCTGCGGCCTGCGCGCCGTGCACAGCGGGCCGGGCGTGCCGGAGGTGACGCCCGCGGAGCTCGTGGCGTGGCGCACGCGCGGCGACGCGATCGATCTCGTCGATGTCCGCGAACCCGGCGAATGGGCGCTCGGCCATCTGCCCGGGGCGCGGCACATTCCGTTAGGCGCGGTGGGATC is a genomic window of Gemmatimonadaceae bacterium containing:
- the thrB gene encoding homoserine kinase; the protein is MTVSVSVPATASNLGAGFDCIGVAVHRRLHVSVGFASDGPPITIRRSGTLAALDIGPEDDLIVAGFRAACARAGRELPSRLAFSADSDIPVGRGLGSSAAALVAGAMAAAALLDDVVDARRIIALGAEREGHPDNVAPAVLGGAVLAVSPAGAEPTTATLDVHASLRFAFAIPDFTVDTQRARAALPDSLPHAVARAAAAAAAALVVGLARADGALLTAGLEGPLHVPFRRALVPWYDEVVAAGRAAGAFGATLSGSGSSVVAIAPLERADQVAAAMAAAWSARGVAATPFVSEPCALGASSDAIDRNAPPLPGRSSTVEISS
- a CDS encoding MoaD/ThiS family protein; protein product: MSITVHLPTMLARLAGDSQALEASGDTVGDALTDVIARFPALGPRLRDDAGKPYGFVTFYLNDEDIRFRGGFAAPVADGDEVIVVPTVAGG
- the moeB gene encoding molybdopterin-synthase adenylyltransferase MoeB, with the translated sequence MTATGTAPVDHAQRLGQLPELSTEELQRYSRHLLLPEVGLEGQRRLKAGRVLLVGAGGLGSPLGLYLAAAGVGHLGIVDFDVVDVTNLQRQVLHGTRDVGRPKLDSARDRLLDINPHTDIETYEMRLSSENALEIVREYDVVVDGTDNFPTRYLVNDACVLTGRPNVYGSIFRFEGQASVFATPDGPCYRCLFREPPPPGLVPSCAEGGVLGVLPGLIGTIQATETLKILLGTGVTLAGRLLLVDALRMQFRTLKLQRDPECPACGTRTLRELIDYEDFCGLRAVHSGPGVPEVTPAELVAWRTRGDAIDLVDVREPGEWALGHLPGARHIPLGAVGSSLDAFDRGRTTVLYCKGGTRSAQAARMLQEAGFDKVWSLNGGILRWRAEIDPTLPNY